The following coding sequences lie in one Rutidosis leptorrhynchoides isolate AG116_Rl617_1_P2 chromosome 4, CSIRO_AGI_Rlap_v1, whole genome shotgun sequence genomic window:
- the LOC139842491 gene encoding uncharacterized protein has protein sequence MSNNLLSVSQVYDKRHKVLFDEQQCYIMRKDYKVPENMILMTVPRYQDLYILDMSKTYVKAAKGHQAIVSKATEQESMLWHKRMGYLSFRKMNHIIHNCLVEGVNVKGFHVPDGCVPCKKGKQAKKPHKIKKHHSIDTPLELLHMDLFGPINKKSITGHSFGLVVVMLKSKADTFEQIRLLITRLETMNKLRVGNSIQKLLQGDFWGYGNACKRVYNLESRCIEQCTEIDVQRHATIPAGKGYTWQFDYDKLFDSFNLPEDDSEDEEIAAQMMYNMHISAEHMSNVHVQSQVPNVAEEIEPVIGPNDDESDSDDSVPALEESTLQSEGDDLYLDDVYEDVVHQEPIQPVIEEPIQTANVDPLQTNTDDSTETDGLRRSSRTVSLPKHFDNYVVDPAGVSGANTGESSTSDEHNQTGRIFRNAHCCFVSQIEHEDVKDALQYDEWVSAMHEELQQFNHLGVWRLVIPPSDCKPYGLKWVLKNKTDDQGIVIRNKARLVVRGYQQIPEIDYDEVYASVARLEAIRMFLAFASWKGFKVF, from the exons ATGTCAAATAACCTGTTGTCCGTCTCTCAAGTCTATGATAAGAGGCATAAAGTTCTTTTTGATGAACAGCAGTGTTACATAATGAGAAAGGATTACAAAGTTCCAGAAAATATGATTCTTATGACGGTACCCAGATATCAAGACTTGTACATTCTTGATATGTCAAAGACTTATGTTAAGGCAGCGAAAGGGCATCAGGCTATTGTTTCaaaggctactgaacaggagtctatGTTATGGCATAAGAGGATGGGTTACCTAAGTTTCAGGAAAATGAACCATATAATTCATAATTGTTTGGTGGAAGGCGTTAATGTAAAAGGGTTTCATGTTCCTGATGGTTGTGTGCCGTGTAAGAAAGGAAAGCAAGCCAAGAAACCACACAAAATTAAGAAACATCATTCCATTGATACTCCTCTTGagctacttcatatggatctttttggtccaatcAACAAGAAGAGTATCACTGGACATTCCTTTGGCTTAGTGGTAGTGATGCTGAAAAGTAAGGCTGATACATTTGAACAAATAAGGTTGCTGATCACGAGACTTGAAACGATGAACAAGTTGAGG GTGGGAAATTCAATCCAAAAGCTGTTACAGGGAGATTTTTGGGGTTATGGGAATGCATGTAAACGGGTGTATAACTTGGAGTCTCGGTGCATTGAGCAATGTACCGAAATCGATGTTCAAAGACATGCAACAATTCCAGCTGGTAAAGGGTATACGTGGCAGTTCGACTATGATAAGTTGTTTGATTCATTCAATCTTCCTGAGGATGATTCTGAGGATGAAGAGATCGCTGCACAAATGATGTATAACATGCATATCTCTGCTGAACATATGTCTAATGTGCATGTACAATCTCAGGTTCCAAATGTggctgaagaaatagaaccagtgataGGGCCTAATGATGATGAATCAGATTCAGATGATTCAGTTCCTGCGTTAGAGGAATCTACATTACAATCTGAGGGGGATGATTTGTATCTGGATGATGTTTATGAGGACGTGGTACATCAGGAACCTATTCAACCTGTGATTGAGGAACCTATTCAAACTGCGAATGTGGATCCTTTACAAACCAATACAGATGATTCTACTGAAACAGATGGACTAAGACGGTCTAGTCGAACGGTATCTCTCCCTAAACATTTTGATAATTATGTTGTTGACCCTGCAGGTGTTTCAGGTGCTAATACAGGTGAATCTTCTACTTCAGATGAGCAT AATCAGACTGGAAGAATCTTCAGGAATGCGCACTGTTGCTTTGTTTCACAAATCGAACATGAAGATGTCAAAGATGCGTTGCAGTATGATGAGTGGGTTTCAGCTATGCACGAAGAACTTCAACAATTCAATCACTTGGGTGTTTGGAGGTTAGTAATACCACCTTCTGACTGTAAACCATATGGCCTGAAGTGGGTATTGAAAAATAAGACAGATGATCAAGGAATCGTGATCCGGAATAAAGCAAGATTGGTTGTTCGAGGATATCAGCAAATTCCAGAAATAGATTACGACGAGGTTTATGCTTCTGTAGCTAGACTGGAGGCTATTCGAATGTTTTTGGCCTTTGCGTCGTGGAAAGGGTTTAAAGTTTTTtag